Proteins co-encoded in one Bradyrhizobium sp. 170 genomic window:
- a CDS encoding O-antigen ligase family protein, whose protein sequence is MSELTAPVVRPGIPELIGSWPQSRFWLLCVDLYPALAAASLPWSTTAVSVSMALWVLVVLPTIRWQAFLESLRAPASFLPLAFLALAMAGLFWTEDTWPVGIQGLVPVSKLLAVPLLLYHYERSQRGHWVLFAFLASCVLLMGLSWVTYFADWKASSPGAMAGVPVRNYIDQSHEFALCLFVMAPLILWFAANGHRAWTFACAAVMLGFYFDMRYVATSRTAFVYFPILLILFAVKYLNRRRAIYLLMFAAVVEFAVLFTSPYMRDRVGRTVQDYKVDRDTTAATSNGPTSTATSNGLRLAYWRVSIRSISEAPVFGHGTGSTLQLFSREAEGKSGEWGNIIRNPHNQTLYVAIQWGVLGCLVLYAMWYFHLQLFRGSLFASWIGLVIVVQNFISSLLNSHLFDFHAGWIYVLGVGVAGGMAARAQRLSGAQRPGSYPLGTNSRTS, encoded by the coding sequence ATGTCAGAGCTGACCGCTCCCGTCGTACGGCCGGGAATTCCTGAACTCATCGGCTCGTGGCCGCAATCCCGGTTCTGGCTTCTGTGTGTCGATCTTTACCCGGCACTGGCCGCCGCTTCGCTTCCATGGTCCACAACGGCGGTTTCCGTTTCCATGGCGCTGTGGGTGCTCGTGGTTCTTCCCACGATCCGCTGGCAGGCGTTTCTCGAGTCGTTGCGCGCACCGGCCAGCTTCCTGCCGCTGGCCTTCCTCGCACTGGCGATGGCGGGCCTGTTCTGGACCGAGGACACCTGGCCGGTTGGAATTCAAGGCCTCGTGCCCGTATCAAAGCTGCTGGCCGTTCCGCTTCTGCTCTATCACTACGAACGCTCCCAGCGCGGGCATTGGGTGTTGTTCGCGTTCCTGGCTTCCTGTGTCCTCCTGATGGGATTGTCATGGGTGACATACTTCGCCGACTGGAAGGCCTCCTCGCCGGGAGCGATGGCTGGTGTCCCGGTCAGAAACTACATCGATCAAAGCCACGAATTCGCATTGTGCCTGTTTGTCATGGCGCCGCTGATCCTGTGGTTCGCGGCGAACGGTCATCGCGCGTGGACCTTCGCCTGCGCAGCCGTCATGTTGGGCTTCTATTTCGACATGCGGTATGTCGCGACCTCGCGTACGGCATTCGTCTACTTCCCGATTCTGCTGATCCTTTTTGCCGTCAAATATTTGAACCGGAGACGCGCGATTTATCTTCTGATGTTTGCGGCAGTCGTCGAGTTCGCGGTCCTGTTCACATCGCCCTATATGCGTGACCGGGTCGGGCGCACGGTGCAGGACTACAAGGTGGACCGCGATACCACTGCCGCGACATCGAATGGCCCGACCAGCACCGCGACGTCGAATGGCCTGCGACTGGCGTATTGGCGCGTTTCCATCAGGTCGATTTCCGAGGCGCCGGTTTTCGGGCACGGCACCGGATCAACCCTGCAGCTCTTTAGCCGCGAAGCCGAAGGCAAGAGCGGTGAATGGGGCAACATCATCCGCAACCCTCATAACCAGACACTTTACGTCGCAATCCAGTGGGGCGTGCTCGGTTGCCTCGTGCTCTATGCGATGTGGTACTTCCATCTGCAGCTTTTTCGCGGATCGCTTTTTGCATCGTGGATCGGCCTGGTGATCGTGGTTCAGAACTTCATCAGTTCGCTGCTCAATTCCCACCTGTTCGACTTCCACGCAGGGTGGATATACGTGTTGGGCGTTGGCGTCGCGGGCGGCATGGCCGCTCGCGCGCAACGCCTGTCCGGCGCCCAACGCCCAGGCTCATATCCGCTGGGCACCAATAGCAGGACGAGTTAG
- a CDS encoding acyltransferase: protein MKNYFSLLDPLRFGAALGVAVFHLMFYSWAGSSINAPQGFEQYFAADVQVPNAAPFTWFGWVGVEIFFVISGFVIANSASKSSPKEFLFGRALRLYPAVWVGSTLSFLVLLFFAREKASEFILPYFQAMLLIPKGIKGQWLDAVYWTLAAEMAFYGLVFCTLLTKKVTLRHLAWGLTIYSAVFNAFSMLLLSGAIQSDMLYWVVLMFRVPGATWLLCHGCFFALGIWLFISANRKLSALEQFAVVVTCLSGCAEIYYFSHFLLTAIPAISDQSAFVPILVWAAAVLLIAFAANKSRHSAGTASPEAPAYLRTLGLITYPLYLTHNVTGTAIIRVLTDAGLDASLAVWASVAMLVPVCWFICAKIEPAIRRLLTEFFSNFRVRPKAAAASGLPAPLPELRLSLPIRVKVNFTGR, encoded by the coding sequence GTGAAGAACTACTTCTCATTGCTGGATCCGCTGCGCTTCGGGGCTGCCCTCGGCGTCGCGGTTTTTCACCTGATGTTCTACTCTTGGGCCGGGTCTTCAATCAACGCCCCTCAAGGTTTTGAGCAATACTTCGCCGCCGACGTTCAAGTTCCGAACGCCGCACCTTTCACGTGGTTCGGTTGGGTGGGCGTTGAAATATTCTTTGTCATTTCCGGCTTCGTCATTGCGAACTCCGCGAGCAAGTCTTCGCCCAAGGAATTTCTTTTCGGCCGTGCACTTCGGCTTTATCCGGCGGTCTGGGTTGGCTCCACCTTGAGCTTCCTCGTTCTGCTTTTCTTTGCGCGTGAGAAGGCATCCGAATTCATCCTTCCATACTTCCAGGCGATGCTGCTCATTCCCAAGGGGATCAAGGGTCAATGGCTTGACGCCGTCTATTGGACGTTGGCGGCAGAAATGGCCTTTTACGGGCTGGTGTTTTGCACGCTGCTCACGAAGAAAGTCACGCTGCGGCATCTGGCTTGGGGTCTCACCATCTATAGCGCCGTGTTCAATGCCTTCTCCATGCTGTTGCTATCGGGTGCGATACAGTCCGACATGCTCTATTGGGTTGTCCTGATGTTCCGGGTGCCGGGTGCAACATGGCTGTTGTGTCACGGCTGCTTTTTTGCGCTCGGGATTTGGCTGTTCATTTCGGCAAACAGAAAATTGTCGGCCCTCGAACAGTTCGCCGTGGTCGTGACATGCCTCTCCGGGTGTGCCGAGATCTACTATTTTTCCCATTTCCTTTTGACGGCTATACCCGCCATCTCGGATCAATCGGCCTTTGTGCCAATCCTCGTTTGGGCTGCGGCGGTGTTGCTCATTGCCTTTGCCGCGAACAAAAGCAGGCATTCTGCCGGCACCGCTTCCCCTGAAGCACCAGCTTATTTGAGAACGCTCGGGCTAATCACCTATCCGCTCTATCTGACCCACAACGTCACCGGCACTGCGATCATCCGTGTCCTGACCGATGCCGGTCTGGATGCCTCCCTGGCGGTATGGGCCAGTGTAGCCATGCTTGTTCCGGTCTGCTGGTTCATCTGCGCGAAGATAGAGCCCGCCATTCGACGGCTACTGACGGAGTTCTTTTCAAACTTCAGAGTGCGTCCGAAGGCGGCGGCGGCATCGGGCCTTCCAGCTCCGCTTCCCGAGCTGCGCCTTTCGCTGCCCATCCGAGTAAAGGTGAACTTCACGGGACGGTAG